Proteins from a single region of Synechococcus sp. WH 8109:
- a CDS encoding Nif11-like leader peptide family natural product precursor: protein MRHPIRPDLRTSQQAKGQQQSHQNQHNIASGMSTDQLRQFFAHISRDPSLREQLLQAVSADAAALIAQQLGYEVSGDELLRFSGKSSSGVSVTKIQHPGEYH, encoded by the coding sequence TTGCGTCATCCCATCAGACCTGATCTGCGCACCAGTCAACAGGCCAAGGGGCAACAACAGAGCCATCAGAATCAGCACAACATCGCCAGCGGGATGAGCACGGACCAACTCCGGCAATTTTTTGCCCACATCTCCAGAGATCCTTCCCTCAGGGAGCAGCTACTTCAGGCCGTGAGCGCCGATGCTGCAGCCCTGATTGCCCAGCAGCTGGGCTACGAGGTCTCCGGAGATGAACTGCTGCGGTTCTCCGGCAAGAGCTCCTCAGGCGTAAGCGTCACCAAAATTCAGCACCCCGGTGAGTACCACTAA
- a CDS encoding SDR family oxidoreductase, translating into MTQLAVSGASGKTGWRVVEEALQRGQAVRAIVRPASVLPSALAQAEQEGRLEVRRLELDSAEALLHALQGCTALVIATGARPSINLAGPLQVDAWGVQVQVQACRSLGLKRVVLVSSLCAGRWLHPLNLFGLILVWKRLGECYLERSGLDWTVIRPGGLSEDDSRSTTEGVLVTGADQQLSNSIPRRLVAQVCLDALEQPQACGRILEITSSPAQPQKTLAQCLDQIPSRSQITPRFS; encoded by the coding sequence ATGACGCAACTGGCGGTGTCAGGCGCTTCCGGCAAAACCGGATGGCGTGTGGTCGAGGAGGCGCTCCAGCGCGGTCAAGCGGTGCGAGCCATCGTTCGTCCCGCCTCCGTGTTGCCCTCTGCCCTGGCCCAGGCCGAGCAGGAGGGACGCCTGGAGGTGCGCCGCCTGGAGCTGGACTCAGCGGAAGCGTTGCTCCATGCGTTGCAGGGCTGCACGGCCTTGGTGATCGCCACGGGTGCTCGCCCTTCGATCAATCTGGCCGGTCCCTTGCAGGTGGATGCATGGGGAGTGCAGGTGCAGGTGCAGGCCTGCCGCTCTCTGGGGCTGAAGCGCGTGGTGCTGGTGAGCTCCCTCTGCGCTGGCCGTTGGCTGCATCCCCTCAATCTGTTTGGCCTGATCTTGGTTTGGAAGCGGCTGGGGGAGTGCTACCTGGAACGCAGCGGTCTTGATTGGACCGTGATCCGGCCTGGGGGGCTGAGTGAAGACGACAGCCGCAGCACCACGGAGGGAGTGCTGGTGACCGGCGCCGATCAACAACTGAGCAACAGCATTCCTCGCCGCCTTGTGGCACAGGTCTGCCTGGATGCTCTGGAGCAGCCTCAGGCCTGTGGTCGCATCCTGGAAATCACCAGCTCCCCAGCCCAGCCCCAGAAGACGCTGGCCCAGTGTCTGGATCAGATTCCCAGCCGCTCCCAGATCACGCCCAGATTCTCCTGA
- a CDS encoding DUF2808 domain-containing protein, which translates to MIHSPESTEGLRNRTTITVVVPEDAGNALGSIVLRQLPNPDQWDWGRLEPRLYLGDYSLRGKGTIGLASAVVSEAEEDLTIQFNPAIEPGQTVNVVFRGFNPQASIYQWSTELRADGEDPIRYLGPTLRLAVYEQDPFR; encoded by the coding sequence ATGATTCACAGCCCCGAATCAACCGAAGGCTTGCGCAATCGCACCACAATTACGGTTGTGGTTCCTGAGGATGCGGGTAATGCTTTGGGATCGATTGTTTTGCGGCAATTACCCAATCCAGATCAGTGGGACTGGGGGCGGTTGGAACCTCGTCTTTATCTCGGTGACTATTCCCTGCGCGGAAAAGGAACAATCGGATTGGCCTCCGCTGTTGTCTCAGAGGCTGAAGAGGATTTGACCATCCAATTCAATCCAGCGATTGAGCCGGGGCAAACCGTGAATGTTGTCTTCCGAGGCTTTAATCCTCAGGCCAGCATTTATCAATGGTCAACGGAACTCCGGGCGGATGGTGAAGATCCCATTCGTTATCTGGGACCCACCCTTCGTTTGGCCGTGTACGAGCAAGACCCATTTCGTTAG
- the purB gene encoding adenylosuccinate lyase: MIERYTLPEMGAVWSEQAKFQSWLDVEIAATEANCRLGRVPQEALDTIKAKASFEVERILEIEAEVRHDVIAFLTNVNEHVGNAGRHIHVGMTSSDVLDTGVALQLKRSVSLLRTELDALADALRELARAHKGTEMIGRSHAIHGEPITFGFKVAGWLAETERNRLRLKRLEQDVAVGQISGAMGTYANTDPQVEAITCEILGLTPDTASTQVISRDRHADYVQTLALVGASLERFSTEIRNLQRTDVLEVEENFAKGQKGSSAMPHKRNPIRSERISGLARVLRSYTIAALENVALWHERDISHSSTERMMLPDCSVTLHFMLREMTSVVKGLGIYPENMHRNMNVYGGVVFSQRVLLALVGTGMSREEAYRVVQRNAHTAWNTPGGDFRANLEADGDVTSRLSAAELADCFSTALHQENLGVIWERLGI, from the coding sequence GTGATTGAGCGTTACACCCTTCCTGAGATGGGAGCCGTCTGGAGTGAGCAGGCGAAATTCCAGAGCTGGCTTGATGTGGAGATCGCTGCCACCGAAGCCAACTGCAGGCTCGGCCGCGTGCCCCAAGAGGCCCTCGACACCATCAAAGCCAAGGCCAGCTTCGAGGTAGAGCGCATCCTCGAAATCGAAGCCGAGGTGCGCCACGACGTGATCGCCTTCCTCACCAACGTGAATGAGCACGTTGGTAATGCCGGACGTCACATCCATGTGGGCATGACCAGCAGCGACGTGCTCGACACGGGCGTGGCCCTGCAGCTGAAACGTTCCGTGTCCCTACTGCGCACCGAACTCGATGCCCTGGCCGATGCCCTGCGCGAACTGGCCCGGGCCCATAAGGGCACCGAAATGATCGGCCGCTCCCATGCCATCCACGGCGAACCGATCACCTTCGGGTTCAAGGTGGCCGGCTGGCTCGCCGAAACCGAGCGCAACCGGCTGCGTCTGAAACGCCTCGAGCAGGATGTCGCCGTGGGCCAAATCAGCGGCGCCATGGGCACCTACGCCAACACCGATCCCCAGGTGGAGGCGATCACCTGCGAGATCCTTGGGCTCACCCCCGACACCGCCAGCACCCAGGTGATCTCCCGCGATCGCCATGCCGACTACGTGCAGACCCTCGCCCTGGTGGGCGCCTCCCTGGAGCGCTTCTCCACCGAAATTCGCAACCTCCAACGCACCGACGTGCTGGAAGTGGAGGAGAACTTCGCCAAGGGGCAGAAGGGCAGCTCCGCCATGCCCCACAAACGCAACCCGATCCGCAGCGAGCGGATCAGCGGTCTGGCACGGGTACTGCGCAGCTACACCATTGCTGCCCTTGAGAACGTGGCCCTCTGGCATGAGCGCGACATCAGCCACAGCTCCACGGAGCGAATGATGCTTCCCGATTGCTCAGTGACCCTGCATTTCATGCTGCGGGAAATGACCAGCGTGGTGAAGGGTCTTGGGATCTACCCCGAGAACATGCACCGCAACATGAATGTGTATGGCGGCGTGGTGTTCAGCCAGCGCGTGCTGCTTGCTCTTGTGGGCACTGGCATGAGCCGTGAGGAGGCATACCGGGTCGTTCAACGCAATGCCCACACCGCCTGGAACACCCCCGGCGGGGACTTCCGCGCCAACCTCGAAGCGGATGGTGATGTCACCAGCCGCCTCTCCGCGGCGGAGCTGGCGGACTGCTTCAGCACCGCACTACATCAGGAGAATCTGGGCGTGATCTGGGAGCGGCTGGGAATCTGA
- a CDS encoding DUF4278 domain-containing protein → MELNFLGNKYTTSNEPKEKTVVQLKYMGKAYQASISSTSRAVTALTYRGVSYSN, encoded by the coding sequence ATGGAACTCAATTTCCTCGGCAATAAGTACACCACGAGCAACGAGCCAAAGGAGAAGACCGTTGTTCAGCTCAAGTACATGGGCAAGGCTTACCAGGCATCAATTAGCAGCACCTCACGCGCTGTGACCGCTCTTACATACCGCGGGGTGAGCTACTCAAACTAA